One Camelina sativa cultivar DH55 chromosome 3, Cs, whole genome shotgun sequence genomic window carries:
- the LOC104777848 gene encoding codeine O-demethylase-like has product MEQPKFNVQEVVAAGERLSGRYLLAPTDEPLNCPLPEMDIPAIDLSLLFSSCEDGQEELSRLHSALSTWGVVQVMNHGISEAFLERMYNLTKQFFALPAEEKHKYAREAGNIQGYGNDVIPCNDQVLDWLDRLVLTTYPEYKRQLKFWPQVPTGFSETLHEYTMKQRVLIEKLFKAMARSLELEENCFLKMYGENGIMNARFNFFPPCPRPDKVIGIKGHGDGSAITLLLPDRDVEGLQFFKDGKWYKAPMVPPDSILINLGDQMEIMSNGIYKSPFHRVVTNGGKERISVVTFCVPDLGSEIQPADGLVTEARPRLYKTVTNYGELYHKYYHQGRRTIEAALI; this is encoded by the exons CGGCGAAAGACTATCGGGGAGATATCTCCTCGCGCCCACGGATGAACCTCTTAACTGTCCCTTGCCGGAGATGGATATTCCGGCCATCGATCTcagtcttctcttctcttcttgtgAAGACGGTCAAGAGGAGTTAAGTAGACTTCACTCGGCGCTCTCTACATGGGGCGTTGTTCAG GTGATGAATCATGGAATCAGTGAAGCGTTTCTTGAAAGGATGTACAATTTAACCAAGCAGTTCTTTGCGCTTCCGGCTGAAGAGAAACACAAGTACGCGAGAGAGGCAGGTAACATCCAGGGATATGGAAACGATGTGATCCCGTGTAATGATCAAGTTCTTGATTGGCTCGACCGTTTGGTTCTCACTACTTACCCTGAATATAAGCGTCAACTTAAGTTCTGGCCTCAAGTCCCAACCGGATTTAG TGAAACTTTACATGAATACACAATGAAGCAACGGGTATTGATCGAGAAATTATTTAAGGCTATGGCTAGATCATTGGAACTGGAAGAGAATTGTTTTCTAAAGATGTATGGAGAAAATGGTATAATGAATGCAAGATTCAATTTCTTTCCTCCATGTCCGAGGCCAGACAAGGTTATTGGGATTAAAGGTCATGGTGATGGCTCGGCTATCACTCTTCTCTTACCCGACAGAGATGTTGAAGGGCTTCAGTTTTTCAAAGATGGCAAGTGGTACAAAGCTCCAATGGTCCCCCCTGATTCAATTCTGATCAATTTAGGAGATCAGATGGAG ATAATGAGCAATGGGATATACAAGAGCCCGTTTCATAGAGTGGTGACAAATGGAGGAAAGGAAAGGATATCTGTGGTAACATTTTGTGTACCGGATCTAGGCAGTGAGATTCAGCCAGCGGATGGGCTTGTGACTGAGGCAAGACCAAGATTGTATAAAACAGTTACCAATTATGGGGAGCTCTACCACAAGTACTATCATCAGGGTCGAAGAACTATTGAAGCTGCATTGATCTAA
- the LOC104777853 gene encoding uncharacterized protein LOC104777853, which yields MKPVIGTVVSNKMQKSVVVAVDRLFHNKLYNRYVKRTSKFMAHDDKDACNIGDRVKLDPSRPLSKNKHWVVAEIIKKARIYSPQAAAAAVAASASASSASVADSSAQSQQIPPSSSS from the exons ATGAAGCCAGTAATAGGCACAGTGGTATCGAACAAGATGCAGAAATCGGTGGTCGTAGCCGTCGATAGACTCTTCCACAACAAGCTCTACAACCGCTACGTCAAACGAACTTCCAAATTCATGGCTCACGACGACAAAGACGCCTGCAACATCGGCGATCGA GTGAAATTGGATCCATCGAGGCCACTGAGCAAGAACAAGCATTGGGTTGTTGCAGAGATCATCAAAAAAGCTCGAATCTATTCACCTcaggctgctgctgctgccgttgctgcttctgcttctgcttcctCGGCCTCCGTTGCTGACTCTTCTGCTCAGTCTCAGCAGATTCctccatcatcctcttcttAA
- the LOC104777854 gene encoding CASP-like protein 5C3, whose protein sequence is MVEVPGSVGTTASLSLRLGQTILAFGALLFMTIGVRFYQFTAFCFLVTIMCVAIPWNLTLAMVDIYFVLLDQQFQKPRILLAISIGDWVVSVLMLASASSAASVVDILRSDGSSCPPTVCNRYQFAATLAFLTWFLSLSSSLFNLWLLPSLI, encoded by the exons ATGGTTGAGGTTCCTGGCTCTGTGGGCACAACTGCAAGCCTTTCCTTAAGATTAGGGCAAACGATATTAGCATTTGGCGCTCTTCTCTTCATGACCATTGGTGTTCGCTTCTACCAATTCACTGCTTTCTG CTTCCTAGTGACGATCATGTGTGTAGCTATACCATGGAATCTGACATTAGCAATGGTCGATatctattttgttcttctcgATCAACAATTTCAAAAGCCACGGATCCTTCTAGCTATCTCTATTGGTGATTGG gtggTTTCTGTTCTAATGTTGGCTTCAGCTTCATCAGCAGCTAGTGTTGTTGATATTCTGCGATCAGATGGATCCTCTTGCCCTCCAACAGTCTGCAACAGATATCAATTTGCAGCAACATTAGCTTTCTTGACTTGGTtcttgtctctttcttcttctctcttcaatcTCTGGTTACTTCCCTCTCTTATctaa